In a genomic window of Myxococcus guangdongensis:
- a CDS encoding MarR family winged helix-turn-helix transcriptional regulator, which produces MSKIDPARIWSLNHRLLMSVIASVASDIAALGLETKELFVLAEVDAHPYPAELAAALCIPKPSVTLYVKRLEAAGFLRREIDTADLRRHRLQLTSAGRKVMQQGTTLLSEAFGTKLGRLTAAQQAELRALLEKMS; this is translated from the coding sequence ATGTCGAAAATCGACCCGGCGAGAATCTGGTCGTTGAACCACCGGCTGTTGATGTCGGTGATAGCCAGTGTCGCCTCCGACATCGCCGCGTTGGGCCTGGAGACGAAGGAGCTGTTCGTGCTGGCGGAGGTGGACGCGCACCCCTACCCGGCCGAGCTGGCGGCAGCCCTCTGCATCCCCAAGCCCTCGGTGACGCTGTACGTGAAGCGGCTCGAGGCCGCGGGGTTCCTGCGCCGTGAAATTGATACCGCGGACCTGCGGCGTCACCGCCTGCAGCTCACCTCGGCCGGCCGCAAGGTCATGCAGCAGGGGACGACGCTGCTCTCGGAGGCGTTCGGCACGAAGCTCGGACGGCTGACCGCCGCACAGCAGGCGGAGCTGCGGGCCCTGCTGGAGAAGATGAGCTGA
- the bla gene encoding subclass B1 metallo-beta-lactamase produces the protein MNSRSLRALVLSPLLALALACSSAPVRPTATEATREAGAGEYTLAKDITVRRIAPGVWVHTTLSDEDFGLIPANGLIVEDGDGSLLVDTGWNQRQAEQLVDWAANTLGKPVHAAVATHFHDDRTAGIPVLSARGIPVHGLEDTVKLAKERGKPVPTRSFTESTTLGPLELFFPGAGHAPDNIVVVHRDSQVMFGGCFVKDAAAKDLGNLGDAVVAAWPASLERVQTRYPDTRIIVPGHGAPGGPELLSHTQALLR, from the coding sequence ATGAACTCACGCTCGCTTCGCGCCCTCGTCCTCTCGCCCCTGCTCGCGCTGGCGCTGGCCTGCTCATCCGCGCCGGTGCGTCCGACCGCCACGGAGGCGACGCGAGAGGCGGGAGCGGGTGAGTACACGCTCGCGAAGGACATCACGGTGCGGCGCATCGCGCCGGGGGTCTGGGTGCACACGACGCTCTCGGACGAGGACTTCGGCCTCATCCCCGCCAACGGGCTCATCGTCGAGGATGGGGACGGCTCGCTGCTCGTGGATACGGGTTGGAATCAGAGGCAGGCCGAGCAGCTCGTCGACTGGGCCGCGAACACGCTGGGCAAGCCCGTCCACGCGGCCGTGGCGACGCACTTCCACGACGACCGGACCGCGGGCATCCCCGTGCTCTCCGCGCGGGGCATCCCGGTGCACGGTCTGGAGGACACCGTGAAGCTCGCGAAGGAGCGCGGCAAGCCGGTGCCCACGCGCTCGTTCACGGAGTCGACGACGCTCGGTCCGTTGGAGTTGTTCTTTCCCGGTGCGGGCCACGCGCCCGACAACATCGTGGTGGTGCACCGCGACAGCCAGGTGATGTTCGGCGGGTGCTTCGTGAAGGACGCGGCGGCGAAGGACCTGGGCAACCTGGGGGACGCGGTGGTCGCCGCGTGGCCCGCGAGCCTCGAGCGCGTGCAGACGCGCTATCCCGACACGCGCATCATCGTCCCGGGCCACGGTGCTCCGGGTGGCCCGGAGCTGCTGAGCCACACGCAGGCACTGCTCCGCTGA
- the glgX gene encoding glycogen debranching protein GlgX — MSREVWPGKPWPRGATFDGSGVNFAVFSQAATRIEVCLFDAANPTREIERFTLPEATDYVHHGYVPGLEPGTLYGLRVHGPYEPAKGHRCNPHKLLVDPYAKALHGEVDWKQPVFGYPLGHAQQDLARDERDSAAGVPKSVVVSDSFDWGNDRRPEIPWRKTVIYEAHVRGLTMRHPEVPEHLRGTYAGLASPPIIEHLKKLGVTSVELLPIHAFADDSFLDDKKLSNFWGYNTLGFFAPEQYYASRKTPGSAVAEFKAMVRALHAAGLEVILDVVYNHTCEGNHLGPTLSLKGIDNASYYWLMPDARYYLDFTGCGNSVNASNPNGARLIIDSLRYWVDEMHVDGFRFDLATVLGRTGEGGFDPRAALFQILQQDPVLSRVKLIAEPWDVGLGGYQVGGFPAPWREWNGKYRDALRRYWKGDENLAGEVGYRLTGNSDLYAEARRKPQASINFVTAHDGFTLHDLVTYSHKHNEANGEHNRDGADDNQSWNCGVEGETEDAGVVALRERQKRNLLASLFLSTGVPMIVAGDEMGRTQRGNNNAYCQDNALSWVDWSLDERRQKLLAFTQKLIHFRHRQPVLQRRRYFKGAHLWDSEHKDLAWFRPDGSEMGEEDWKKPFVRSLAFLLGGDAIPTPDERGQRIIGDALLVLLNAHHEPVAYTLPALTDGQKWELELYTADDTRGAEKVPARGRFELEGRSMAVFRQVER, encoded by the coding sequence ATGAGCAGGGAGGTCTGGCCGGGCAAGCCCTGGCCGCGTGGCGCCACGTTCGATGGCTCCGGAGTCAACTTCGCCGTCTTCTCCCAGGCGGCCACCCGCATCGAGGTCTGCCTCTTCGATGCGGCGAACCCGACGCGCGAAATCGAACGTTTCACGCTGCCGGAGGCGACGGACTACGTCCACCACGGCTACGTCCCCGGCCTGGAGCCCGGGACGCTCTACGGCCTGCGGGTGCACGGCCCCTACGAGCCCGCCAAGGGCCACCGCTGCAACCCACACAAGCTGCTGGTGGACCCGTACGCCAAGGCCCTCCACGGCGAGGTGGACTGGAAGCAGCCGGTCTTCGGCTATCCGCTGGGACATGCGCAGCAGGACCTGGCGCGCGACGAGCGCGACAGCGCGGCGGGCGTGCCCAAGAGCGTGGTGGTGAGCGACTCCTTCGACTGGGGCAATGACCGCCGGCCGGAGATTCCCTGGCGCAAGACGGTCATCTACGAGGCCCACGTGCGCGGCCTCACCATGCGCCACCCGGAGGTGCCCGAGCACCTGCGCGGCACGTACGCGGGCCTGGCCTCGCCGCCCATCATCGAGCACCTGAAGAAGCTGGGCGTCACGTCGGTGGAGCTGCTCCCCATCCACGCCTTCGCGGACGACTCGTTCCTGGACGACAAGAAGCTGTCCAACTTCTGGGGCTACAACACGCTCGGCTTCTTCGCGCCGGAGCAGTACTACGCGAGCCGAAAGACGCCGGGCAGCGCGGTGGCCGAGTTCAAGGCCATGGTGCGCGCGCTGCACGCCGCGGGGCTCGAGGTCATCCTCGACGTGGTCTACAACCACACGTGCGAGGGCAACCACCTGGGGCCCACGCTGTCGCTCAAGGGCATCGACAACGCCAGCTACTACTGGCTGATGCCGGACGCGCGCTACTACCTGGACTTCACCGGGTGCGGCAACAGCGTCAACGCGTCCAACCCGAACGGCGCCCGGCTCATCATCGACAGCCTGCGCTACTGGGTGGACGAGATGCACGTGGACGGCTTCCGCTTCGACCTGGCCACGGTGCTGGGGCGCACGGGCGAGGGCGGCTTCGACCCGAGGGCGGCGCTGTTCCAGATTCTGCAGCAGGACCCGGTGCTCAGTCGGGTGAAGCTCATCGCGGAGCCGTGGGACGTGGGGCTCGGCGGCTACCAGGTGGGCGGCTTCCCCGCGCCGTGGCGCGAGTGGAACGGCAAGTACCGCGACGCGCTGAGGCGCTACTGGAAGGGCGACGAGAACCTCGCGGGCGAGGTGGGCTACCGGCTCACGGGCAACTCGGACCTGTACGCGGAGGCGCGGCGCAAGCCGCAGGCGAGCATCAACTTCGTCACCGCGCACGACGGCTTCACGCTGCACGACCTGGTCACCTACAGCCACAAGCACAACGAGGCCAACGGCGAGCACAACCGCGACGGCGCGGACGACAACCAGTCCTGGAACTGCGGCGTGGAGGGGGAGACGGAGGACGCGGGCGTCGTCGCGCTGCGCGAGCGCCAGAAGCGCAACCTCCTGGCCTCGCTGTTCCTGTCCACCGGCGTGCCGATGATCGTCGCCGGCGACGAGATGGGGCGCACGCAGCGGGGCAACAACAACGCCTACTGCCAGGACAACGCGCTGTCGTGGGTGGACTGGTCGCTGGACGAGCGGCGTCAGAAGCTGCTCGCCTTCACGCAGAAGCTCATCCACTTCCGTCACCGGCAGCCGGTGTTGCAGCGCCGCCGCTACTTCAAGGGCGCGCACCTGTGGGACTCCGAGCACAAGGACCTGGCGTGGTTCCGTCCGGACGGCTCGGAGATGGGCGAGGAGGACTGGAAGAAGCCCTTCGTGCGCTCGCTGGCGTTCCTGCTCGGAGGTGACGCCATCCCCACGCCGGACGAGCGCGGCCAGCGCATCATCGGCGACGCGCTGCTGGTGCTGCTCAACGCCCACCACGAGCCGGTGGCCTACACGCTGCCCGCCCTCACGGACGGACAGAAGTGGGAGCTGGAGCTGTACACGGCGGACGACACCCGGGGCGCGGAGAAGGTGCCGGCGCGAGGCCGGTTCGAGCTGGAGGGGCGCTCGATGGCGGTGTTCCGGCAGGTGGAGCGCTGA
- a CDS encoding aldo/keto reductase, whose product MPLNHYVTLGRSGLRVSPLCLGAMTFGEDLGWGSSVEESQQIIDRYIELGGNFIDTANFYTKSHSEKIIGDHVGRHPARRDRLVIATKFSGNLYPGDPNGGGSGRKSIVAACENSLRRLQTDYIDLYWLHNWDIHTPIEETMAALEDLVRAGKVRYLGVSDTPAWKIAQANVMAHFRGWSSFIGLQIEYSLLERSVEQELVPMALELGLGITPWSPLKSGALSGKYTRANAGQQKGDRGAFVESYLNEKTYALVDALGVIAKEQGSTIARVALAWVQAQPGVSSTIIGARRLSQLEDNVGALEVKLSAEQLGRLDALSKPTFGFPQSMQPIFPAIHNGGTTVNGVFMEPSPFGVVKGDKPY is encoded by the coding sequence ATGCCTCTCAACCACTACGTGACGCTGGGCCGCTCGGGCCTGCGCGTGAGCCCGCTGTGCCTTGGTGCGATGACGTTCGGTGAAGACCTCGGCTGGGGGTCGAGCGTGGAGGAGTCCCAGCAAATCATCGACCGCTACATCGAGCTCGGCGGCAACTTCATCGACACGGCGAACTTCTACACGAAGAGCCACTCCGAGAAGATCATCGGCGACCACGTCGGTCGCCACCCGGCCCGGCGAGACCGGCTGGTCATCGCGACGAAGTTCAGCGGGAATCTGTACCCCGGCGACCCGAACGGCGGCGGCTCCGGCCGCAAGTCCATCGTCGCGGCCTGCGAGAACTCGCTGCGCCGCCTGCAGACCGACTACATCGACCTCTACTGGCTGCACAACTGGGACATCCACACGCCGATTGAAGAGACGATGGCCGCGCTCGAGGACCTGGTGCGCGCCGGCAAGGTCCGCTACCTCGGCGTCTCGGACACGCCCGCATGGAAGATTGCCCAGGCCAACGTGATGGCCCACTTCCGCGGCTGGTCCTCGTTCATCGGGCTGCAAATCGAATACTCCCTGCTCGAGCGCAGCGTGGAGCAGGAGCTGGTGCCCATGGCGCTGGAGCTCGGGCTCGGCATCACCCCGTGGTCCCCGCTCAAGAGCGGCGCGCTCAGCGGCAAGTACACGCGCGCGAACGCCGGGCAGCAGAAGGGTGACCGCGGCGCCTTCGTGGAGTCGTACCTGAACGAGAAGACCTACGCGCTCGTCGACGCGCTCGGCGTCATCGCCAAGGAGCAGGGGAGCACCATCGCGCGCGTGGCCCTGGCCTGGGTGCAGGCGCAGCCGGGCGTGAGCTCGACCATCATCGGCGCCCGGCGCCTGTCCCAGCTCGAGGACAACGTGGGTGCCCTCGAGGTGAAGCTGAGCGCCGAGCAGCTCGGCCGGCTCGACGCGCTCAGCAAGCCGACCTTCGGCTTCCCCCAGAGCATGCAGCCCATCTTCCCCGCCATCCACAACGGCGGCACGACGGTGAACGGCGTCTTCATGGAGCCGTCCCCGTTCGGTGTGGTGAAGGGCGACAAGCCCTACTGA
- a CDS encoding helix-turn-helix domain-containing protein, producing MNQAELEALFRRIIREEIGAALAGTEQELLSIAEAAALIRGGERTIQGWFRDGSLKRRGKGRKVLVSRKELMAALEREPGALSASEVDARADHLLGRVG from the coding sequence ATGAATCAGGCAGAACTGGAAGCACTCTTCAGGCGAATCATCCGTGAGGAGATCGGTGCCGCGCTGGCTGGCACCGAACAGGAGCTTCTCTCTATCGCTGAGGCTGCCGCCCTAATCCGTGGTGGTGAGCGGACCATCCAGGGTTGGTTCCGCGATGGCTCGCTCAAACGACGAGGAAAAGGGCGGAAGGTGCTGGTGAGCCGAAAGGAACTGATGGCTGCGCTTGAGCGAGAGCCTGGAGCGCTCTCCGCAAGCGAAGTCGACGCTCGTGCCGACCATTTGCTTGGGAGGGTTGGCTGA
- a CDS encoding class I SAM-dependent DNA methyltransferase, protein MSRGSPQEEAVRAIYGEIAPAYEALFPVLSRYEDRVERFLADAVSPGCRVLDVGCGPGLHTKGLEPSVHVVGTDLSPQMLDLARQARPSGEWYAHDYYQPFPSEWGRFQVALALGCLDFCDDLRRVLRHIADMLAPGGRLLFTALERRPGHEGHEAPTREVRTAGPSVTLHLYSFEEAARAVTDAGLEPRAYVHAPGWVQLAEERTLWFGWWEVERR, encoded by the coding sequence ATGTCCCGCGGTAGTCCCCAGGAAGAAGCAGTCCGGGCCATCTACGGGGAGATTGCCCCCGCCTACGAGGCCCTCTTCCCCGTGCTGAGCCGGTACGAGGACCGCGTCGAGCGGTTCCTCGCGGACGCGGTGTCACCGGGGTGCCGGGTGCTCGACGTGGGCTGCGGCCCGGGGCTGCACACCAAGGGGCTGGAGCCCTCCGTGCACGTGGTGGGCACGGACCTGTCGCCGCAGATGCTGGACCTGGCCCGGCAGGCGCGCCCCTCGGGTGAGTGGTACGCGCACGACTACTACCAGCCGTTCCCCTCCGAGTGGGGGCGCTTCCAGGTGGCGCTGGCGTTGGGCTGTCTGGACTTCTGCGATGACCTGCGGCGCGTGCTGCGGCACATCGCGGACATGCTGGCGCCGGGTGGGCGACTGTTGTTCACCGCGCTGGAGCGCAGGCCCGGCCACGAGGGCCACGAGGCCCCCACGCGCGAGGTGCGGACCGCGGGGCCCTCGGTGACGCTGCACCTGTATTCCTTCGAGGAGGCCGCGCGCGCCGTCACGGACGCGGGGCTGGAGCCGCGTGCCTACGTGCATGCGCCCGGGTGGGTGCAGCTCGCCGAGGAGCGGACCTTGTGGTTCGGCTGGTGGGAGGTCGAGCGTCGGTAG
- a CDS encoding nuclear transport factor 2 family protein — translation MMTEEDILAAEETLRRAMLASDVDMLDQLLSEDLVFVNHLGQVFDKDADLEGHGSGSLRLTRLELEEPVIRFLSAGAVVVVQASVAGRYAGTDFAAQLRYTRVWQWVDERPQVVAGQCTAIVDASN, via the coding sequence ATGATGACGGAAGAAGACATCCTGGCGGCGGAGGAGACGCTGCGCCGGGCCATGCTCGCCAGCGACGTGGACATGCTCGACCAGCTCCTCTCCGAGGACCTCGTCTTCGTCAATCACCTGGGACAGGTCTTCGACAAGGACGCGGACCTGGAGGGGCATGGCTCGGGCTCGCTGCGACTCACCCGGTTGGAGTTGGAGGAGCCGGTCATCCGGTTCCTCTCCGCGGGCGCGGTGGTCGTCGTGCAGGCGTCGGTCGCGGGCCGGTACGCGGGCACCGACTTCGCGGCCCAGCTGCGCTACACCCGCGTCTGGCAGTGGGTGGACGAGCGCCCCCAGGTGGTCGCGGGCCAGTGCACCGCCATCGTCGATGCGTCGAACTGA